One Hermetia illucens chromosome 4, iHerIll2.2.curated.20191125, whole genome shotgun sequence DNA segment encodes these proteins:
- the LOC119655575 gene encoding uncharacterized protein LOC119655575 isoform X1, with product MHTPKTTGWALFALLFSNTLLLTYAYPQSVKQASPYQVQQRNYDEEQQQIQEIQQQIQEQQQQQQQYRSPVYQPHQANTRKFVAKPNALKKVALDDIDDDLQSNQISETTGFSWSNLLATFLQVFFNNGGNSPTKSDDLDGSAGFGQSPWANVISVGLKIITTLLGGGAPNDGIDKVDNGGSPLQGILAAVLSSLLGTKDPEQVNSMAKQAGEFINIVMNLLEALKTSFSHRSLAARSIGKRDSVSDAAVAGISMLKSYIRTYRSSEDKCMQKYLCDANTECISEIGGTSIFCQLGTYATSFILEHQTGTRFDNLYDAGRRGRSGENCRQIYLECNEV from the exons ATGCACACACCGAAAACCACAGGTTGGGCATTATTCGCCCTGTTATTCAGCAACACCCTCCTTCTTACCTATGCCTACCCGCAATCAGTGAAACAAGCGAGCCCGTACCAAGTGCAACAACGAAACTATGACGAAGAACAACAACAAATCCAAGAAATTCAACAACAAATCCAggaacaacaacagcaacaacaacaatatcGATCACCAGTTTATCAACCCCATCAAGCAAACACAAGGAAATTCGTAGCAAAACCCAATGCCCTGAAAAAAGTCGCCCTTGATGACATCGACGATGATCTTCAGAGCAATCAGATCTCTGAGACAACAGGATTCTCATGGTCCAACTtgttggcaacattcttgcaagtGTTCTTCAATAACGGAGGAAATTCACCAACGAAGTCCGATGATTTGGATGGTAGCGCTGGATTTGGACAATCACCATGGGCTAATGTTATCTCAGTTG GCTTGAAAATCATCACCACATTGTTGGGCGGTGGAGCACCAAATGATGGAATAGATAAAGTTGATAACGGAGGATCGCCACTACAG GGTATCTTAGCCGCCGTCCTATCATCCCTCCTTGGAACTAAAGACCCGGAACAAGTCAATTCAATGGCTAAACAAGCTGGCGAG TTCATCAATATCGTCATGAATTTACTGGAAGCACTGAAGACATCGTTCTCCCATCGTTCACTGGCCGCCCGTTCGATTGGAAAACGTGACTCAGTTAGCGATGCCGCCGTAGCTGGAATCTCCATGTTGAAGAGCTACATCAGGACCTACCGGAGCTCCGAAGATAAGTGCATGCAAAAGTATCTGTGCGATGCAAATACAGAGTGCATTTCGGAAATTGGAGGAACAAGCATATTCTGCCAGTTGGGAAC ATACGCCACAAGTTTCATCCTAGAACATCAGACCGGAACAAGATTCGACAACTTGTATGATGCAGGACGACGTGGACGATCTGGTGAAAATTGCCGACAAATCTATTTGGAGTGCAACGAAGTGTAG
- the LOC119655575 gene encoding uncharacterized protein LOC119655575 isoform X2, translated as MHTPKTTGWALFALLFSNTLLLTYAYPQSVKQASPYQVQQRNYDEEQQQIQEIQQQIQEQQQQQQQYRSPVYQPHQANTRKFVAKPNALKKVALDDIDDDLQSNQISETTGFSWSNLLATFLQVFFNNGGNSPTKSDDLDGSAGFGQSPWANVISVGLKIITTLLGGGAPNDGIDKVDNGGSPLQFINIVMNLLEALKTSFSHRSLAARSIGKRDSVSDAAVAGISMLKSYIRTYRSSEDKCMQKYLCDANTECISEIGGTSIFCQLGTYATSFILEHQTGTRFDNLYDAGRRGRSGENCRQIYLECNEV; from the exons ATGCACACACCGAAAACCACAGGTTGGGCATTATTCGCCCTGTTATTCAGCAACACCCTCCTTCTTACCTATGCCTACCCGCAATCAGTGAAACAAGCGAGCCCGTACCAAGTGCAACAACGAAACTATGACGAAGAACAACAACAAATCCAAGAAATTCAACAACAAATCCAggaacaacaacagcaacaacaacaatatcGATCACCAGTTTATCAACCCCATCAAGCAAACACAAGGAAATTCGTAGCAAAACCCAATGCCCTGAAAAAAGTCGCCCTTGATGACATCGACGATGATCTTCAGAGCAATCAGATCTCTGAGACAACAGGATTCTCATGGTCCAACTtgttggcaacattcttgcaagtGTTCTTCAATAACGGAGGAAATTCACCAACGAAGTCCGATGATTTGGATGGTAGCGCTGGATTTGGACAATCACCATGGGCTAATGTTATCTCAGTTG GCTTGAAAATCATCACCACATTGTTGGGCGGTGGAGCACCAAATGATGGAATAGATAAAGTTGATAACGGAGGATCGCCACTACAG TTCATCAATATCGTCATGAATTTACTGGAAGCACTGAAGACATCGTTCTCCCATCGTTCACTGGCCGCCCGTTCGATTGGAAAACGTGACTCAGTTAGCGATGCCGCCGTAGCTGGAATCTCCATGTTGAAGAGCTACATCAGGACCTACCGGAGCTCCGAAGATAAGTGCATGCAAAAGTATCTGTGCGATGCAAATACAGAGTGCATTTCGGAAATTGGAGGAACAAGCATATTCTGCCAGTTGGGAAC ATACGCCACAAGTTTCATCCTAGAACATCAGACCGGAACAAGATTCGACAACTTGTATGATGCAGGACGACGTGGACGATCTGGTGAAAATTGCCGACAAATCTATTTGGAGTGCAACGAAGTGTAG